One stretch of Prunus persica cultivar Lovell chromosome G1, Prunus_persica_NCBIv2, whole genome shotgun sequence DNA includes these proteins:
- the LOC18793127 gene encoding ACT domain-containing protein ACR4, translating to MEVSMSFSHDMDDEYEKLIRRMNPPRVVIDNKACKNATVIRVDSANEYGILLEVVQVLTDLNLIVTKAYISSDGGWFMDVFNVTDQDGNKVTDEGVLEYIQKSLGPEACFASSMRTVGVKQSTDHTAIELTGSDRPGLLSEVSAVLTNLKCNVVSAEVWTHNTRAASVMHVTDEETGLAVTDPQRLARIKELLCNVLKGSNKTRGARTVVSHAVTHTERRLHQMMFADRDYERVDDGLLDDNQRPNVNVVNWQDKDYSVVTIRSKDRPKLLFDTVCTLTDMQYVVFHASIDAEGPEAYQEYYIRHIDGSPVKSDAERQRVIQCLEAAIERRVSEGLKLELCTSDRVGLLSDVTRIFRENSLTVTRAEVATKAGKAVNTFYVRDTSGYPVDSKTIEAIRQVIGQTILKVKGSPEDPKPGSEESPTRFLFGGLFKSRSFVNFKLVRSYS from the exons ATGG AGGTTAGCATGAGCTTTTCACATGACATGGATGATGAATATGAGAAACTCATCCGGAGAATGAACCCACCGAG GGTTGTAATTGATAATAAAGCCTGCAAGAATGCTACGGTGATAAGG GTGGATAGTGCAAACGAGTATGGGATACTTCTGGAAGTGGTACAAGTTCTAACTGATCTTAACCTTATCGTAACCAAAGCGTATATCTCTTCGGATGGTGGCTGGTTCATGGACG TTTTTAATGTCACCGATCAAGATGGAAACAAGGTTACAGATGAAGGGGTTCTGGAGTATATTCAAAAG TCTCTTGGTCCGGAGGCTTGCTTTGCATCTTCCATGAGAACTGTTGGGGTTAAACAATCAACGGACCATACTGCAATTGAGCTAACTGGAAGTGACAGACCGGGATTACTTTCTGAAGTGAGTGCTGTCCTCACCAATCTCAAATGCAATGTAGTGAGTGCGGAAGTCTGGACGCACAACACAAGGGCTGCATCAGTGATGCACGTTACCGATGAGGAGACGGGGTTGGCAGTTACTGATCCTCAGAGGTTAGCCAGGATTAAGGAATTATTATGCAATGTGCTTAAGGGCAGCAACAAAACCAGGGGAGCTAGGACTGTTGTATCTCACGCTGTTACACACACTGAAAGAAGGCTTCACCAAATGATGTTTGCAGATAGGGATTATGAACGAGTTGATGATGGTCTCTTGGATGACAACCAAAGACCGAATGTGAATGTTGTTAATTGGCAGGACAAAGACTACTCGGTGGTGACTATTCGGAGTAAAGATAGGCCAAAGCTTCTCTTCGATACAGTTTGCACTTTGACAGACATGCAATATGTGGTTTTTCATGCTAGTATTGATGCTGAGGGTCCAGAAGCTTATCAG GAATACTATATCAGGCATATAGATGGATCCCCTGTGAAATCAGATGCAGAGAGACAAAGAGTGATACAATGCCTTGAAGCAGCTATTGAGAGAAGAGTATCTGAG GGTTTGAAGTTAGAACTCTGCACTAGTGACAGAGTTGGGCTGCTATCTGATGTCACTCGGATCTTTCGAGAGAATAGCCTTACCGTAACCCGAGCAGAAGTGGCAACCAAAGCAGGCAAAGCTGTTAATACGTTCTATGTTCGTGATACATCAGGCTACCCTGTTGACTCCAAGACCATAGAGGCAATCAGGCAAGTAATTGGGCAGACCATACTTAAAGTGAAAGGCAGCCCTGAAGACCCAAAACCAGGTTCTGAGGAATCTCCAACCAGGTTCCTCTTTGGGGGTCTCTTCAAGTCCAGatcttttgtcaattttaaattGGTTAGGTCCTATTCTTGA
- the LOC18791316 gene encoding cytochrome P450 CYP749A22, translated as MSWLLGDSMFTVSSCVCVFLVILLALIRIFRKVWWVPNRIQKFMGLQGIHGPAYRLVHGSTKEIMSMKKEAMSRPRNMSHDIFPTVQPHTHQWTKIYGKNFLQWQGTQPQLLIAEPELSKEILNNKDRLFRKQKSQGYVKKLFGESISMAEGEKWVKLRKLANHAFHGESLKGMVPDMITSTETMLQRWKNHEGKEIEVFEEFRLLTSEVISRSAFGSSYLEGKRIFDMLMELTSVIFQNALRPRFPGISMFYKTSAEIRADKLEKGIRDTIAEIVKKRENKAMKGEADEFGSDFLGVLLKAHHDTNENQRISFDDIVDECKTFYFAGQETTNALLAWTVFLLALHPDWQEEARKEVLQLFGQQTPTLDGISKLKTMSMIINESLRLYPPVVSLNRQVEKNVKLGGLVIPANAELHVPNLAFHHDPKFWGEDVNLFKPERFSEGVAKATKSNTVAFLPFGLGPRTCVGMNFANAEVKIALAMILQRYSFTLSPGYVHSPIQYMTVRPHRGVQVILHSL; from the exons atgagttGGTTATTAGGAGACTCGATGTTCACTGTCTCAagctgtgtgtgtgtgttcctTGTAATTCTCTTAGCTCTCATCAGGATCTTTCGCAAAGTATGGTGGGTTCCAAATCGCATACAGAAATTCATGGGTCTGCAAGGAATACATGGCCCTGCTTACAGACTTGTCCATGGAAGCACCAAAGAAATCATGAGCATGAAAAAGGAAGCTATGAGCAGGCCAAGAAACATGTCACATGACATATTCCCTACAGTTCAACCTCATACTCACCAATGGACCAAAATATATG GGAAGAATTTTCTTCAATGGCAAGGTACTCAACCTCAGTTGCTCATTGCGGAACCTGAGTTGAGCAAAGAGATACTAAACAACAAAGATAGGCTCTTTCGAAAACAGAAGTCCCAAGGCTATGTGAAGAAGCTATTTGGAGAAAGTATTTCCATGGCAGAAGGTGAAAAATGGGTCAAGTTAAGAAAGCTGGCCAACCATGCCTTCCATGGAGAGAGCTTAAAA GGTATGGTTCCTGATATGATAACTAGCACTGAGACAATGCTTCAAAGGTGGAAAAATCATGAAGGCAAGGAGATCGAGGTGTTTGAAGAATTTAGGTTGTTGACTTCAGAAGTGATTTCAAGGTCCGCATTTGGCAGCAGCTACTTAGAAGGGAAGAGAATTTTTGATATGTTGATGGAGTTGACCTCTGTTATATTCCAAAATGCTCTCAGGCCCAGGTTTCCTGGCATCAG TATGTTTTACAAAACCAGTGCTGAGATCAGAGCGGACAAGCTTGAGAAGGGAATACGTGACACCATAGCCGAGATTgttaagaaaagagaaaacaaggcCATGAAAGGAGAAGCAGACGAGTTTGGGAGTGATTTTCTTGGAGTACTTCTGAAGGCTCATCATGATACCAATGAAAACCAGAGGATTTCGTTCGATGACATTGTTGATGAGTGCAAAACGTTTTACTTTGCTGGACAAGAAACCACTAATGCTCTGCTTGCTTGGACTGTCTTTCTCCTGGCACTCCATCCGGATTGGCAAGAGGAAGCAAGAAAGGAAGTCCTACAATTATTTGGTCAACAAACTCCAACTCTTGATGGCATTTCCAAACTGAAAACG ATGAGTATGATCATCAACGAGTCTCTAAGGTTATATCCTCCGGTTGTTTCCCTAAATAGGCAAGTTGAAAAGAATGTTAAGCTGGGAGGGCTCGTTATTCCGGCTAATGCTGAATTGCACGTCCCGAATCTTGCATTTCATCATGATCCTAAATTCTGGGGAGAAGACGTGAACCTTTTCAAACCAGAGAGATTCTCAGAAGGGGTTGCTAAAGCGACTAAAAGTAACACGGTCGCCTTCTTACCCTTTGGATTGGGACCTCGAACATGTGTGGGCATGAACTTCGCAAACGCAGAAGTAAAGATTGCTCTGGCAATGATTCTACAGCGCTACAGCTTCACCCTTTCCCCTGGTTATGTCCACTCACCAATTCAGTATATGACAGTTCGGCCACACCGTGGAGTTCAAGTCATACTGCACTCACTGTGA
- the LOC18790879 gene encoding dentin sialophosphoprotein, producing MRRRGPSREFSELRSCSGKKTVESCKVKGDVDKVVFIDLEDEDVIDVDYPESLQPQSRGSSTLRKDGKSKFRSFIYIDDDNDDDNYVTPVISVEEVGDLDSDATSSKSSFPASNYRQNSVTSDGDECQVVQEKDSALKRSSCKQTRSGKAPGRNRYGLGFKSESDSSDSDYSDCELIEGSYGKLHEHWEKASQKRKHVVHNGQSGSADQASGSGSHSDTHANVEVENRTAQRDVPVCSSSKNGNYEKENLPDFMGHGEGSSFGPQMDGSVESNQNVPKEDPLIYEWQSSQNDNEEEQSPEEPPLWSKEDPGGKQSERTGTSFMDNVQKFRDETSFSDSLPGSDNDKGKPSVLNDEIFSCRNKHFGEMPDDHDRVELRGKKNNTFHDASSSCNTSLPKECRNGATFEEKDKTVSGQPSDETQMDCGFTPSEDKIGVVHEKSCSQENVMVDFEEVSLCNTSCNGASSDRGGFDSERGKESCDLRDMLHAEDGYASPVQRDAATVEGDIITDREKLKETAEYKRAIEEEMASRQQVLQIQAEEAQRLRKRRKAENMRLLDMQRRQKQRVEEVRETQKKDEENLNLKDQLRAEIRKELKRLELTCIDMASLLRGLGIQVGAGFCPLPHEVHAAYKRALLKFHPDRASRTDVRQQVEAEEKFKLISRMKEKLLLTSCC from the exons ATGAGAAGGAGAGGACCATCAAGAGAATTTTCTGAACTCAGAAGTTGTTCTGGGAAGAAAACTGTGGAAAGTTGCAAGGTTAAAGGGGATGTTGATAAAGTTGTGTTCATCGATCTTGAGGATGAAGATGTCATCGATGTTGATTATCCCGAGTCTTTACAGCCACAGTCACGAGGTTCCAGTACATTGAGAAAAGATGGAAAATCTAAATTCCGTAGTTTCATCTATATAGATGATgacaatgatgatgataattACGTTACTCCTGTAATCTCTGTTGAAGAGGTTGGAGACCTGGATAGTGATGCCACCTCAAGCAAAAGTTCTTTTCCTGCTTCTAACTATAGGCAGAATTCTGTAACTTCAGATGGCGATGAATGTCAGGTTGTCCAGGAAAAGGATTCTGCATTAAAGCGGTCAAGTTGCAAGCAAACCCGCTCTGGTAAAGCTCCTGGCAGAAATCGTTATGGTTTGGGTTTTAAGTCTGAGAGTGATTCATCTGATAGTGATTATTCTGATTGCGAACTAATAGAAGGGTCTTATGGGAAGCTTCATGAACATTGGGAAAAGGCTtctcaaaagagaaaacatgTTGTTCATAATGGTCAGTCTGGTTCAGCTGATCAAGCTAGTGGATCTGGATCTCATAGTGATACCCATGCTAATGTTGAAGTAGAGAATAGGACAGCACAGAGAGATGTCCCTGTTTGTTCAAGttcaaaaaatggaaattatgAAAAGGAAAACCTTCCAGACTTTATGGGCCACGGGGAGGGTAGTTCTTTTGGTCCCCAAATGGATGGTTCTGTGGAATCAAATCAGAATGTCCCAAAAGAAGATCCTCTTATTTATGAGTGGCAGAGTTCCCAAAATGATaatgaagaagaacaaagtccTGAAGAGCCTCCCTTGTGGTCTAAGGAAGACCCAGGTGGTAAACAATCTGAACGTACAGGGACTTCTTTTATGGATAATGTGCAAAAGTTCAGGGATGAAACTAGTTTTTCTGATTCCTTGCCGGGTTCTGACAATGATAAAGGGAAACCTAGTGTTTTgaatgatgaaattttttcctgCAGAAACAAACATTTTGGTGAAATGCCTGATGACCATGACAGAGTTGAATTAAGGGGCAAGAAGAATAATACATTTCATGATGCTTCTTCCAGTTGCAATACTTCTTTGCCAAAGGAGTGCAGAAATGGAGCTACTTTTGAGGAAAAGGACAAAACAGTTTCTGGACAACCATCTGATGAAACACAGATGGATTGTGGTTTCACCCCTTCTGAAGACAAAATTGGTGTTGTCCATGAAAAATCTTGTTCCCAGGAGAATGTGATGGTAGACTTTGAGGAAGTGTCTTTGTGCAACACATCGTGTAATGGAGCAAGTAGTGATCGGGGGGGATTTGATTCAGAAAGAGGGAAagaatcatgtgatttaagggaTATGTTACATGCTGAAGATGGTTATGCGAGTCCTGTCCAAAGAGACGCAGCCACTGTAGAAGGAGATATAATCACTGATCGAGAGAAGCTCAAGGAGACTGCTGAATACAAGCGAgcaatagaagaagaaatggcATCCAGGCAGCAAGTCTTACAAATTCAG GCAGAAGAGGCACAAAGATTACGCAAGAGGAGAAAGGCAGAAAACATGCGGTTATTAGACATGCAGAGAAGGCAAAAGCAACGCGTGGAAGAAGTAAGAGAGACGCAAAAGAAG gatgaagaaaatttaaatttgaaagacCAACTTCGTGCTGAAATAAGGAAGGAGCTTAAAAGATTGGAATTGACATGTATAGATATGGCTTCTTTGCTTCGTGGCTTAGGAATACAAGTGGGGGCTGGCTTCTGTCCTCTGCCACATGAG GTGCATGCAGCTTATAAACGGGCATTGCTGAAATTTCATCCAGACCGGGCATCAAGAACTGACGTACGCCAACAGGTTGAAGCTGAGGAAAAATTTAAGCTTATATCTCGCATGAAGGAAAAGCTTTTATTAACTTCATGTTGTTGA
- the LOC18791243 gene encoding cytochrome P450 CYP749A22 — MSSLGGPVVIVSSFLCLFVLLALIKALHKVWWTPRHIQNLMALQGIKGPSYRLIHGNTKEIFNMKMETMGSPRNLSDDVLSAVQPHIRSWTKIYGKNYLQWHGSQAQLVIMEPQLCKEILSNKDGAYPKREPEGYVKKLVGDSMGTTNQADKWSKVRKLANQAFHGESLKSMIPAMIASAETMLDGWKNHEGKEIEVYEQFRLFTSEVISRTAFSSSYLEGKSFFDNLMKLSFLLVKNSFKVRFPGISKIFKSSDDIESEKLDKAMRDFIIAIVKKREKAATTGEENKFGNDYLGLLLKAHLDTNDLVDECKTFYFAGQETSNGLLAWIIFLLALHTDWQEEARKEVLQLFGKQNPTHDDISKLKTMSMIINESLRLYPSVLSIDRKVTREVKLGRLVVPANVELLISCLALHHEPEFWGDDVHLFKPDRFSEGVAKATNNNIAAFLPFGMGPRTCVGFNFATIEAKIALSMILQRYQFTLSPGYVHSPVDYLTIRPQHGVQVMLHKL; from the exons ATGAGTAGTTTGGGAGGCCCAGTGGTCATTGTATCTAGCTTTCTGTGTCTGTTTGTTCTCTTAGCTCTCATCAAGGCCCTTCACAAAGTATGGTGGACTCCGAGGCATATACAGAATCTGATGGCTTTGCAGGGAATCAAAGGGCCTTCTTACAGACTTATCCATGGAAACACCAAAGAAATCTTCAACATGAAAATGGAAACTATGGGCAGTCCCAGAAATTTATCAGATGACGTGTTATCTGCAGTTCAACCTCATATTCGCTCATGGACCAAGATATATG GGAAGAATTATCTTCAGTGGCATGGTTCTCAAGCTCAGTTGGTCATAATGGAACCCCAGTTGTGCAAAGAGATACTAAGTAACAAAGATGGAGCTTATCCGAAAAGAGAGCCCGAAGGCTATGTCAAGAAGCTAGTAGGAGATAGTATGGGGACAACAAACCAAGCTGACAAATGGTCAAAAGTGAGAAAGCTGGCCAACCAGGCCTTTCATGGAGAGAGCTTAAAA AGTATGATCCCGGCAATGATAGCTAGTGCTGAGACAATGCTAGATGGGTGGAAAAATCATGAAGGAAAAGAGATTGAGGTTTATGAACAATTTAGGTTGTTCACTTCAGAAGTGATTTCCAGGACAGCATTTAGCAGCAGCTACTTAGAAGGGAAGAGTTTTTTTGACAATTTGATGAAGTTATCCTTCTTATTAGTCAAAAATTCTTTCAAAGTCAGATTTCCCGGCATCAG TAAGATTTTTAAATCCAGTGATGACATAGAATCAGAGAAGCTTGACAAAGCAATGCGCGACTTCATCATAGCGATTgttaagaaaagagaaaaggctGCAACGACtggagaagaaaacaaatttgggAATGATTATCTTGGATTACTTTTGAAGGCTCACCTTGATACCAATGATTTGGTTGATGAATGCAAGACGTTTTACTTTGCTGGACAAGAAACCAGTAATGGTTTGCTTGCTTGGATTATCTTTCTTCTGGCACTTCATACAGATTGGCAAGAGGAAGCAAGAAAGGAGGTCCTACAATTATTTGGCAAACAAAATCCAACACACGATGACATTTCGAAGCTGAAGACA ATGAGCATGATCATCAATGAGTCTCTGAGGTTATACCCTTCTGTTCTTTCCATTGATAGGAAAGTTACAAGGGAAGTTAAACTGGGAAGGCTCGTTGTTCCTGCTAATGTTGAATTGCTCATCTCATGTCTAGCACTTCACCATGAGCCTGAGTTCTGGGGGGATGACGTGCACCTTTTTAAACCAGATCGATTCTCGGAAGGTGTTGCTAAAGCTACAAATAATAACATAGCCGCATTCTTACCCTTTGGAATGGGACCTCGAACTTGCGTGGGTTTCAACTTTGCAACCATTGAAGCAAAGATTGCTCTGTCAATGATTCTACAACGCTACCAGTTCACCCTTTCCCCCGGTTATGTCCATTCACCCGTTGATTATCTAACAATTCGTCCACAACATGGAGTTCAAGTGATGCTACACAAACTGTAA